A single Bacteroidia bacterium DNA region contains:
- a CDS encoding ferritin, with product MKISQKMQEALIAQIHSELYSANQYLCMASYFLKDELNGFANFFLVQAQEENFHAMKQFKYLHEVGGYIKIQSIPAPVSDFKSIKHVFEVTLEHEKKVTQSISNLMKLALEENDFATHTFLQWFITEQVEEEALVSSILKKIEMIGDNPSALYLLNDELAKRTFDAQLNE from the coding sequence ATGAAAATCAGTCAAAAAATGCAAGAAGCGCTAATTGCGCAAATTCATAGCGAATTATACTCTGCCAATCAATACCTTTGCATGGCATCATATTTTCTCAAAGATGAATTAAATGGCTTTGCAAACTTCTTTTTGGTACAAGCCCAAGAAGAGAACTTTCATGCGATGAAACAATTTAAGTACCTTCATGAGGTAGGTGGATATATTAAGATACAAAGTATTCCCGCACCTGTGAGTGATTTCAAGTCCATCAAGCATGTATTTGAAGTTACGTTAGAGCATGAGAAAAAGGTTACGCAATCTATTAGCAACTTAATGAAATTAGCCTTAGAAGAGAATGATTTTGCTACACACACTTTTTTGCAATGGTTTATCACAGAACAGGTTGAGGAAGAAGCGCTGGTTAGTAGTATACTCAAAAAAATAGAAATGATAGGGGATAATCCCTCTGCTTTGTATTTGCTCAATGATGAGTTAGCTAAACGTACTTTTGATGCCCAGCTCAATGAGTAA